TCCCTTGTGAGTCTTAAATAGTACATTAGGAGTAGAAGAGACATTAGTATCACTTAAATTCTAGGCATGCCCAATGTACAGTTATGCTAGAGGGACCAAACGTTTCATCAATATTAAGAAAACAATTCAGTTAATCGcccatataattttaattgatgtACTACGTACAAACGATCTAGAATATTTACACgcgaaattattaaattcattaaatctactcaaattaaaatatataagttagcAACcaccaaaaacatatacacccgTCAGACCCTAAATTGTTTCATCACCCAGGGTTCTTATAACCGTGGCCCTACCATTTCGATTTTAGTAAATGCCTGAACAGGTCCCAGGCGAGGAAAGAACCACCCAAAACACCTATGGCAAAAATTAATCCTGATAATAAAATTCCATTCCTTCTAGAATTTTCCCAAAATCCTTCTTTGAAACTAACCATAAACAACTTGTAAGACATAACATGTTAACCCACTAacacaataatcataataattataaacaaataatagatCGGCAACCACAATTAATTGTGAATTAATAAgtaattcattgttttaagaaaagacttgttaatatttaaacatagtcAGATGTACTTCGTTGGCTTCACCGGTCCAGTTCCAAAGAACCGAAGAGGGGAAGaggtaaaaagaatattttggctaTTCCTTTCcgtccccctcccccccaccccccttccattttctccccccccccccctctcccccCTCCCCTCCTCGCCctcctcctcccccccccccccctctgtccttttttttttttcgttgcTGACACTAAGTTTGGTTAGTTGACtgtgaagttttgtttttgtgttgttgtttattttggtgtatagataatactaaagtacatATGGGCCtaggaataaaaagtttaataaaaggatagaataaaaataataataattaataaaaataaataaataattaaataaaaaataaataaatttaataaaaatagaagaaataataaaaggaagTTAGATTATGAAGAAGCAGATAAAACCCATCCTATGCACCCTGGagcatttttaatgtaatgtcTTACCATTGtttcattttaacatattataaggGCTATAGTCCGTGGACGTTTTTGTTCGTTTTTTCTCCGAAACCTATTTTTTTATCGGGGTTAGGTACACCCTTTTCTCAGTCCAAATATAAATGGATTCGGTCTGAATTTTTTACAGCTTGTTAAGAATACTTCAGGCCAAGCAGAAATTGATGAaggttacaaaaaaaaaactccaatatccttgttttggtttttttttaattataatgaaaccaaaaactatgtaaaataaataattaacattaaaaaaattttattatttatttttattttttttgaaaaatttaaaataatactatcaTCAAATTACTCACCtagaaataatgtatattttatactacaaaaagTTTCAAAGTCATAGgcactatttagtttttttttttttatttttttaatggtacCTAAATATTACCAAATTGTTTAACATGGGGCCGAGTATAAGGGAACGTCCCTGTCCCCAAAAGATATTTATATGAttacgaataaaataaatatttacggtTAATTCCTTTTATAACAGATTATATCTAAAGAATTATGGCCCCGTGTTATTctgtaatttaatatgtattttcataaattcAAACATTGTTATTGGTCCTAGATGAATATGACGCCGACCACATTGCAGAAATATACTCAATGTGTCGATTGGTTGGCAGGCTAGTCAGGGGAATTTGCAAGAAGAGTTTTTGCTGGGTTCTCCTTAATAGATTTTTCGCTGCGCTTTACCTCTTTTTGAAGTCGATGGTAACGGAGGAGGTGAAGTATGGCAAGTGAACGTAGATAGTGGTGAAACTTCCTCACAAACAGAAAGAAAGTGTACAGATTTGGACTTGTAGGCCAATTCCTTGACTCTCCTGAGGAAGACGGAACTGAAAAAAGCTCGGAAGGACCTTCTGTACTGGAACTTATGTCGGAGTTATTGGCCGAGGAAAGACGTAAGTGTCTAGCGAGCTTCTTTGACCTCGAAGCTTTTCTTTTTGAACTTTCCACCTTCTTTGCAAATATGAGAGTGTAAGGAcatatgtaaattattagtaaaatagaaaattcatagaatcgatgtaacagaatagttgctggaaaggaagtcatGTATTACCAATTCGAGACCAAAACATCCTCcaggatgtaagtggatacgccaCATCCGCCCAGACCACCGATGGTGAAACAAACAAAGAAATAGCACTTGCTTAAGCAGCGTGGAAAAATTggctgtatatataaaaaaaaaccgtgTTGCCGAACCGGATGTAAGGGGCAgaagccatgctgatatggaaaaatatggtactcaccaattatgatgggaGAAGGTTTAGGCAGAGGGCGTGGTTCCATAGAACTGGCGGCGAGAGtataacatcaaaactgaagaaacaaggaggagaggaggaaggTCGAGGACGGGAATTTCGAAAAAGCGACATTCGTGAGTAGCTAgttgcttgtgttcgtgtgcgggaaaaATATCTCTCTACGGCGTAATTAAGGTGTTgaaagtggaataaaatgtaaagtaatttttaggaACCTTTAGTAGTATACATCAGGGGGGTTCATTTATCATTTACAAATTccatatgtaatttaaaatgtttcaaccaATTCTcgaaaaatgttaaattcattCGTAAATGTTTagcttattttaaatagaaagttTCTCACCGTTTGAGTCCatgaaactcaataaattattagCAACACTAacaaaattactagttaaatgtttataattaattttttcaaattaaaaattaaattgtaatgaatacatttaatattcaaatatgtttcaaacctcatcctagcggcacttaagaacttaagcACGTTATAAGCGCAAGTCCACcctaattattaaaaccatttttaataatttaacctaCACGGAAAGACTCACcttagtgaagaggacagggaaaactataaggaatctagctacaatcgaggattatTTCTTAGCGCAAGAGAACTAATTTTTATTGACACAGGTACAATAacccctgaggcggacatcaagggACACAaggcacccccaaccttagccaACAACATTAACGAgcccactcacactacctgatcAGAACTAATCACAGCAAACCATGGGGTGGGGAAAATAACATACCGCTAAATATCAGCTGGAACTTACatcaggtctccagagcgaaaatccacaagattttttagacattATTCCTAGTGGCGAAGCAACTTTCAAAACAGAATTgtgacagataacactaaagttaatttattcccagcgcatttatcaggcgcACAGcaactaacttggttcaaacactacaagcaaaaacgAGGGTGAAGCCATACAATGGGGAGAGTCAACTTGCTTAGAAAAGTTTTTCATAGAGGCTTTCCACTCCATTAGCAACAAATCCCTAACCCAGAAGTCtacaaaatgattttaaaaacacaaaattacagGGAAGAGAAAACGAAGCAACAACCCACTACACCTattaaggtatttaaaaaaaaaaattatttaaaaaaggtatttaaaaaaaaaaaaatttgtggcTTAATATGGCTGCAGAGgtttgacgcaatcaattgtttaattaaaattttttaatcaaacttaatgagatgttgtcacaaataaagtATGTGTTGGTTCAtctttgagggtattgtactgccaatgtAAACCTATTTATTAAATCCTCCTCACAGCAGAACCCTTTGGCTCATAAATTATTGGTCCACAACCTTAATCTTTAAACTAAAGCCAAACTTTAAAAACTCCTTACAAGAGCGTACTAACAGGTGATTTAGTTGGCTAACTTCTTCACGGCTACTACTGGAGCTTCCGAAAAAACCCTAGAGTGCCTCGAGTTTGTGACCAGAGCTCCCTTGCACAAGAAGGAACTTCCTGAGGTGGGAAGACATGCTTCCATCCTTTTTCCTAACTGAAGAGGATCGCCTCTTTAAGAGTGTCCCCTCCTTGAAACTTTTTTTGTAGCTCTTCTTTGAAAATTTACCCTATTAAGCTGGCGCTGTTTTGTTACAATATCAGAGGAGAAcgctttaaaaatattccaaaaacacGTGCAACAACTAGCACAAGGCCCTTTTAATAAAGAAACTCAGCTCAAGAGCCCCTTTTAAAGAAAGACACTTTCCACGGAAATAACTAATAACTAGGATTCTTGATTGTGTTTCCTATGGAAGCATAATTTAATCCCTAACATGACTTTTCAATTTTCAAACTGAAAATATGCCAAAAACTTCGGCACTGTTTCATTTCTCAATAATAAGTATGAGAAGGTTCTCATGGAGAGGGTGTGAGTTGTGCGTCGAGGCGGGAGAGCGGGGGGGGATGGGGGAAGGGGAGTTCTCAATACTGAAAGTGTAAAGCTGGGAAAATGTGGCGTAGGTTTTTTGTGATACTAGTTTCTATATTCTGCATACCAGGCAAAAATTTACACTGCGTTGTGATaatcaattcataattttaataaacaattgaatccataaaaaaaaacaagtctaCTTTTGTGAATTCCTAACGTTTCAACTTATACAAATTGTTTGTGTGGGGTTTGCTTGCTGtggtgtgatgtgtgtgtgtggtttgtgtgtgttgtgttgtgtcgctagtgtgtgtgtgatgtgtggtGTGGTAccgaatgtgtgtgtgttgtgtgatGATTTctagttgtgtgtgtgtgtgaactaTTTGTGTGTAGTGGTTGTGGTTAGTGTGTGTTAAGTAGTGATGTGTGTAGTTAGTTGTCATGTACATATTAGTCTATCGTGTTAGTTATGTGGATAGATGTGGGAGGTAGaggtgtgtgtgagtgtgtgatATTGTTGCGATTGATGGTGTGTGATGTAGTAGTGGTACTGGTTATTGagttgtttatttgtatatatgtgtgtgatTGTGTGTGTGATATAGTGTGGTGATGTGTGTTGTGAGTGTGTGTGAGGTGTGTGTGTGCTGTAGTgtttgtgtgtgtagtgtgtCGTGTGTGCTGTCGTGTGtggtgtgctgtgtgtgtgttgtgtgtgtgttgattGTGTGTAATCGTCGTGTGTGTGCTGAGAGCTCGTGTGTGTGATGTGTAgatgtgtgtgtgtcgtgtgccTGTAGCTTACGTGTGAtgtgtgtgtgaatgtgtgtTTGAGATTGTGTGTTAAGTGTGGTCTTTGATCGCTGGATCCGTAGCTTGGTACAGTGACTCTAGTGCTCGTGCTGCTTGATTTAGTGATGGTCGATAAGTGTGTGAGATGATGTTCTGTAGTTGACTAGTGTAGTGTGATGTGTGTGTTGGTGTCGCTGTGTGTGTGAGTCGATGAATGTCGATCTGTAGTGTGTAAGTGTTGTGTCGTCGCATCTAATGATCACGTCAAGTAGTAGTGTGATATTAGCCTTAAGTGTAGAGGATCGATGGTGTGAGTGGATGTGTAGAATGAGTGTAGATGGATGTGTGGCGTTTGTGAAATCAGCGTTTGGATATTGGTGATGAAAGTTCAGATAAGATAGTTTCAGTAGCTCCCTTATAGGGTGAGTGTTGTCAGGGATAAATGAGTGTAGCTACGCGAAGCTAGTAACTCTGATGGTGGACTGAAGAATCAAGGCACTGTGTAGCATAATATGCCCCTAGTGATTTGATTCAGCTGGAAGGGAAACGTGCTCGGATATGAAATTGACCATATGTGTAGAACCTTAGTGTGTCTGGTAAAGTGCGTAAAGCACCACTGATGTGTGTGAACTGGCCCTGGTGGTACTAGCAAAATCGTAGTCCTAGTGTGTCAGTGCTTGTTGATGGTGTTCAGTAGGGTGAATGTTAGTAGTCTAGTCGTGTGGGTAgctacacaaacacacacataaatTCATAGTATATATACACTATGTGACATATGCGATCATCTCATCAACTCACATCATGATACACTCGCATCAATTCAAAGCAAACATATCTATATACAGCATTCTTATAACTATTATATCATATTCCTTCACATTCAGAGCAACACTATTAAGCTCACTCGCATCAGTAAGCATCGATCAGCGAGGCCAGCGAGCAAACTAGTGTCTGCGAGCTACGACACTACAGTGTTCTGGTCCAGCACTTCTGTCTGTATctcacacacacactacacacaagTATTATGGCGGGTGCTAGAGGTTTATCACGGTTTCACTACTTCTATCTGGCTGTAGTGGGCGGCTTAGATGTGTGATTCTGATGGCTTTTCTTCTCTTAGTGGCGTCATAGACACTGCGATTTGTTAGTCGGATTCGAGATAACCTGTGGCATGTGATGTCTGTTCCTAATGATATTGGTGACTGCTCTCTATGTGGATGTCTGCGCTCTAAGGTGAGTGAGGTTGGGGTCTAGTGTATGCGATTGTGTGTTTCTTGCTTCTGGGGGGGGAGGGCGTTGTGTGGCATGTGCTGGGGGTATTTGGCAGGTTTTGGGACGGGTGTGTCTCCTGTGGGAGGCATGAGGAGATGGTGCTTTTGATTGACTTCTGTGTTCAGGCTGTAGTTGGGGGTGCGTCAGCTGGGCGGGGAAGGGTCAGGCTTTATGTGCGGGTTGCAGTGGGCATCTAGGTGCTGGTCTTTGTGTTTCGCATGTGACTATTGGGGTGATAGCGGTTGGTTCTTGTGCTAGTGATTGGCGGAGGGGTGTGGCTGGTGGGGGTTGTGGTGGGGGGTGTGGTTGTGGGGCGGGGGGGTTGTTTGTGGTATGGTGGGGTGGTGGGGTTATATCAGTGTGTGAGTGTTGATCTTTCTGTGGGGTGGTCGAGTGCTGATCTACAGTCAGCGTGAGAGCTGGCATGTTTGGTGAACAGGAATGGACAAAGGCTAGTGTAAGACAGGTGTACGGGGTGGTCTCGGCGGGTGGGCGAGATGCTGGTGAGTTGGATCGGAGTATGTGCGCGAGAAGGAGGATTTGCTGTGGGCTTTGCGTTATAGTCGTAGGCGTGTCATGTGTGCCTGTATAtcttatacattttgttaatacagtAGGGAGGGCGGAGGTAACATACTGATCACTTGTGATGCTATGGGTTGTTTATATACGTATTGGCGGATTTCTATTGGCGGGTGAGTCGACTGGCATTGATTCTAACTGAACGTTGTGTGATCGTGGGGTTGTAGCGTATCTAGCGAGGGGGGAGGGCGGGCGTGGAGGGGGCGGGGGGATGCGGGCTGGGGTCTGTCTTTGGTGCTGGGGGAGTGGATGCTTGAAATAGGTCGGAGGCAACGAAAATCAGTCTGGGGTGGCGTTGTGGCGGTTGAGTGTCGTTAGGGGGTGTGGAGGGTGGTGGTCGTGTTATCCTGGGTAGGCTGGGTGGGCGGTGGTGGCTTCGggatgtctgtctgtctgtcatgTGCTGGTACTGTCTGTCTGATCTGTGTGTCTGTCGGGGAGGGTGTGTGGCGGTGGGGGGGGGGTGTCGGGCTTGGTGGGGGGGAGATGGTATGGTGGATAGTGGGGCTCGGGGGTGATTTAGTGTGTGTTCGTGAGATGTGGGCGGTTTAGTGTGCTGGTGGTCTATGTATGTCTGTGTCTGGGTTAGCCTGTGGGGGTGGTCTGGTCCGAGGGTATCGTGGGTCGCGTGAGGGGGACTGGTGGTCGAGGTGGCGTGGGTGGGGGGGCGGTGGTGTTGCGGGGCGGGATTTTGGTTCTGGGTGCGGGAGATCGGTTATTCAGATGATATTCGTGGGGGGTTAGGGGATGTCGTTGGGGTGTAGGTGGCATTTACGTACTTCAGTGTGACTCGTAGAGTCGCATATATATGTCCTTGTGTATCTAGGTCGGAGGGGCTGATTATTCTCATAAGATATATTCATAGGTGACAGTCATGTATTCAAATGTAATGAGTTATGATGTTTTTTAGATAGAGTTCTTATGCGTTTAAGTCGATTTTAGTACGGACATGAACAGAAGGCACTAGCCTCTGAGACTGGTGTGTCTGGTCATGACTTTGCGTGGTCTGCATACTTGGATGAGATTTACTTATTGAGTGGGTGGAGTAGTTTCACTATCTCTGTGTGCTTGGGCTTGAGTCTGTTATATACGGTGGATGCATTCGAGCGTTGGTTCAGTCACATAGTGTGTGTATTGTTGGTAGTTGAGTTCGTTGGAATATGTGTGAGGTTGACTGTGGAGGGGCTAGGGGGTGCACAGGTAACGGAAGAGTCATGGGTAATGTATTGGGGCGCGCGGGGTGGTGCGTGGGGTCAGGGGTGTGGATCTGTGCTGTCATGTGGTGGCGGGGGGGAGGGGGGgcggggtgggggggggggctgTCGGTctgttctgtctgtctgtcttctgtcgtctgtcctgtctgtctgtactgtctgtctgtcagctTGTCTGTCTGGTCGTGTCGTGTTCTTTTTGTACTGTCtgttcctgtctgtctgtcctgtTCGTGTCgtgtctgactgtctgtctgtctggtcGTCATTCCTGTCATGTCTGTCTGTGCCTGTCTCgtgtttctgtctgtctgtgatGTAGGGGCTGTctgtatctgtctgtctgtcctgtcCTTGTCTGTCTGGTCTGTCGTGTCTGtctgctgtctgtctgtctgtctgtctggctgtctgtctgtctgtgctgTTCCTGTCTGTCGTCAGTGCTGtctgtgtctgtctgtctctttCCTTGTCTGTTCTGTCCTGACCAGTCTGTCTGTCTTGTCtgtactgtctgtctgtctgtccattcCTGGTCTGTCCCTGTCTGTCGGTCTTTCTGTCTGTCTAGTCTGTCTGTCGTGTCTGTCtgatctgtctgtctgtctgtctgttctgtctgtctgtctgtctgtctgtctggtcCTGTCTGTCTTGTCTGGTCGTGTCGGTTCTGTCTGTTCTGTCGTCTGTCTGTCTCTGTCGTCTCTGTCTGTCTGGTCTGTTGACTGTCTTGTctgtttctgtctgtctgtctgtctgtccccctgtcctgtctgtctgtctgttctgtctgtctgtctgttcagtgtgtatgtctgtctgtctgggcTGTCTGGTCTGTCTGTATGTCGGTCTGTTGTCGTCTGAATCTGTCCAGTCTGTCCTGTCCTgtcttgtctgtctgtctgttgttgttgtctgtcagtctgtctgtagTCCCTCGTC
The sequence above is a segment of the Homalodisca vitripennis isolate AUS2020 unplaced genomic scaffold, UT_GWSS_2.1 ScUCBcl_7834;HRSCAF=15671, whole genome shotgun sequence genome. Coding sequences within it:
- the LOC124374297 gene encoding sarcoplasmic reticulum histidine-rich calcium-binding protein-like; the protein is DRDSRARKTDRSDRDRQTRPYRQTDRTRQTEGTEGQTDRRRQEQNDRQSDSTDRRTGQTRPDIDRQTDRQDRQTDKEQKTDQTNRPTDRHDKTDRQTGQDEQDQDRQTDRQDEGQTRNGQTDRQYRQDRQTGQDRTDKERDRQTQTALTTDRNSTDRQTARQTDRQTADRHDRPDRQGQDRQTDTDSPYITDRQKHETGTDRHDRNDDQTDRQSDTTRTGQTDRNRQYKKNTTRPDRQADRQTNQNPAPQHHRPPTHATSTTSPPHATHDTLGPDHPHRLTQTQTYIDHQHTKPPTSHEHTLNHPRAPLSTIPSPPHQARHPPPTATHPPRQTHRSDRQYQHMTDRQTSRSHHRPPSLPRITRPPPSTPPNDTQPPQRHPRLIFVASDLFQASTPPAPKTDPSPHPPAPSTPALPPR